Proteins from a single region of Segatella copri:
- the porN gene encoding type IX secretion system ring protein PorN/GldN: MKKILFIFMLLGMVQSIMAQPAARRKQAQQKAQQSNADNMTLRAKLYFPTAIPMDEDVVWRRDIYRELNLTDDANAALYYPVEPTDGKMNLFTYIFKLMFTGRVPVYQYRMDGNEDFSAANRLTPKAFVDNYHIYYEKTDNGKVHIDDSDIPSAEVKSYYVKETSYYDQKTASFHTKVLALCPIMTRNDDFGDVGNKYPLFWVKYDDLAPFLAKQQLMTSNVNNAAVMSAEDYFTKNLYRGKIYKTNNMQGNTLAQYCPSDTAMAKEQKRIEAELVAFEKNIWGNQARKDSLDSIAKAEKNMDAKTLKKSRNRRSGSASKPAKTSTVKKRRLGGSNVSSGGSARVTVRRERH, encoded by the coding sequence ATGAAAAAGATATTATTCATATTCATGCTTTTGGGAATGGTGCAGAGCATCATGGCACAGCCAGCGGCTCGCAGAAAGCAGGCTCAGCAAAAGGCACAACAGTCGAATGCTGACAATATGACCTTGCGTGCCAAACTCTATTTCCCTACAGCTATTCCGATGGATGAGGACGTGGTTTGGAGAAGAGACATCTATCGTGAACTCAATCTCACAGATGATGCCAATGCAGCCTTGTATTATCCTGTAGAGCCAACAGATGGTAAGATGAATCTCTTTACCTATATCTTTAAACTGATGTTTACGGGTAGAGTGCCTGTTTATCAGTATCGTATGGATGGTAATGAAGATTTTTCTGCCGCCAACCGTCTTACTCCGAAAGCATTCGTAGATAATTATCATATCTACTACGAGAAGACTGATAATGGAAAGGTGCATATTGATGACAGCGATATTCCGTCAGCAGAAGTGAAGTCGTACTATGTGAAGGAGACTTCTTATTATGACCAGAAAACTGCTTCTTTCCATACCAAGGTATTGGCTTTGTGCCCTATCATGACCCGTAATGATGACTTTGGAGATGTAGGAAATAAGTATCCGCTCTTCTGGGTGAAGTATGATGATCTGGCTCCTTTCCTGGCTAAGCAGCAGCTGATGACCAGTAATGTGAACAATGCTGCTGTGATGAGTGCAGAAGATTATTTTACCAAGAATCTGTATCGGGGTAAAATCTATAAAACCAATAATATGCAGGGCAATACCCTGGCACAATACTGTCCTTCGGATACAGCCATGGCGAAAGAACAGAAACGCATAGAAGCTGAGTTGGTTGCCTTTGAGAAGAATATCTGGGGTAATCAGGCTCGGAAGGATTCTCTTGACAGTATTGCCAAGGCAGAAAAGAATATGGATGCCAAGACTCTGAAGAAAAGCCGTAACAGAAGAAGTGGTTCTGCATCTAAACCAGCTAAGACTTCTACTGTTAAAAAACGCAGATTAGGAGGAAGCAATGTTTCTTCTGGTGGCTCAGCTAGGGTAACGGTTCGTAGAGAGCGTCATTAA
- the porL gene encoding type IX secretion system motor protein PorL/GldL, producing the protein MSYYSKFNIVYRLQKWMDSVPGQTFLNYAYSWGASIVIAGTLFKLTHLPGANLMLFLGMGTEIFVFFLSAFDRPFDKTAEGRDLPTHATEEYLEGKVSAEEMMTAKNRSETIQPQVASPVSPVMAAAPELTPLNPEVVEVQNSYVEQLKSLVETLSKVNEQSSRLTRDSEEMENLNRTLTGISRVYEMQLKSASQQIGTIDQINEQTKMMAKQIEQLNKIYTRMIDAMTINMRVAAPHVTSEE; encoded by the coding sequence ATGAGCTATTATAGCAAATTCAATATCGTATACCGCTTGCAGAAGTGGATGGATAGTGTGCCGGGTCAGACATTCCTTAACTATGCTTACAGTTGGGGTGCCTCTATCGTAATCGCTGGTACCCTCTTTAAGTTGACCCATCTTCCTGGTGCCAATCTCATGCTTTTCTTAGGTATGGGAACCGAGATTTTCGTGTTCTTCCTTTCTGCTTTCGACCGTCCTTTCGACAAGACAGCCGAAGGTAGAGACTTGCCTACCCATGCTACAGAGGAGTATCTGGAAGGAAAGGTGTCGGCTGAAGAAATGATGACAGCCAAGAATCGTTCTGAAACCATTCAACCTCAGGTTGCTTCTCCTGTCTCTCCTGTAATGGCTGCTGCGCCAGAACTGACTCCACTTAATCCTGAGGTGGTGGAAGTTCAGAACAGCTACGTAGAACAGTTGAAGAGCCTGGTAGAAACCTTGAGTAAGGTAAACGAACAGAGTAGCCGACTGACTCGTGACAGCGAGGAGATGGAGAATCTGAACCGTACCTTGACAGGTATCAGCAGGGTATACGAGATGCAGCTGAAAAGTGCCAGCCAGCAGATTGGTACCATTGACCAGATCAATGAGCAGACCAAGATGATGGCAAAGCAGATAGAACAGTTGAACAAGATTTATACCCGTATGATTGATGCCATGACCATCAATATGCGTGTGGCGGCTCCTCATGTAACAAGTGAAGAGTAA
- the porK gene encoding type IX secretion system lipoprotein PorK/GldK, which yields MKKSILLLSAFAILLTLSGCFGAKQASVAGRGGEVVGVSGRSFVEPAPYGMVKINRGFLKMGMETQDSLWGMKTPRKDVSVDGFWMDDTEITNSEYKQFVAYVRDSILRTRLADPAYGGDETYMITEDKNGDPVTPHVNWKKALPKKPNEDEQRAFESLYETNPVTGEKLIDWRQLNYKYEIYDYTAAAQRKFRLNPQERTFNTDVKINPDEVVMISKDTAYYDDEGRVVRETINRPLSGPWDFLNTYIVNVYPDTTCWVNDFRNAENETYLRSYFSNPAYNDYPVVGVTWEQANAFCAWRTDYLLKGLGPEARFVQRYRLPTEAEWEYAARGKNQNEFPWDNADVKNGDGCFYANFKPDRGNYTKDGNLITSKVAIYSPNSNGLYDMAGNVAEWTSTVYTEAGVDAMSDFNPTLQYNAAIEDPYRLKKKSVRGGSWKDPESFIRSAWRTFEYQNQPRSYIGFRCVRSLATTASGKQKPLKNKNRR from the coding sequence ATGAAGAAAAGTATATTGCTCCTTAGTGCATTCGCTATATTGCTCACCTTGAGCGGCTGCTTCGGTGCCAAGCAAGCTTCTGTTGCAGGCAGAGGTGGCGAGGTGGTTGGCGTGAGCGGTAGAAGCTTTGTAGAGCCAGCCCCTTATGGTATGGTAAAGATAAACCGTGGCTTCCTGAAAATGGGAATGGAGACCCAAGACTCACTCTGGGGAATGAAAACACCACGCAAGGATGTGTCGGTGGATGGATTCTGGATGGATGATACCGAAATCACCAATTCAGAATATAAGCAGTTTGTGGCTTATGTGCGCGATTCTATTCTTCGTACCCGTCTGGCTGATCCTGCTTATGGAGGCGACGAGACTTACATGATTACTGAAGATAAGAATGGCGATCCGGTTACACCTCATGTAAACTGGAAGAAAGCGCTGCCTAAGAAACCTAATGAGGATGAGCAGAGAGCTTTTGAAAGTCTGTATGAAACCAATCCGGTTACAGGAGAAAAACTCATCGACTGGCGCCAGCTTAACTATAAATACGAAATCTATGATTATACAGCTGCGGCTCAGCGTAAGTTCCGTCTGAATCCCCAGGAACGTACCTTCAACACCGATGTGAAGATAAATCCGGACGAGGTGGTGATGATTTCAAAAGATACCGCTTATTATGATGATGAGGGTAGAGTGGTGCGTGAGACCATCAACCGTCCGCTTTCAGGACCATGGGACTTCCTGAATACCTATATCGTGAATGTTTATCCTGACACTACCTGTTGGGTAAACGACTTCAGAAATGCAGAGAATGAAACCTATCTGAGAAGTTATTTCAGCAATCCTGCGTATAATGACTATCCGGTAGTAGGTGTTACCTGGGAACAGGCAAATGCCTTCTGCGCCTGGAGAACAGACTATCTTTTGAAGGGCTTAGGTCCTGAAGCAAGATTTGTGCAGCGTTACCGTCTGCCAACCGAGGCAGAATGGGAATATGCTGCAAGAGGCAAGAACCAGAATGAATTTCCTTGGGACAATGCGGATGTGAAGAATGGGGATGGCTGTTTTTACGCCAATTTCAAACCAGACAGGGGCAACTATACCAAAGACGGCAACCTGATAACCAGTAAGGTGGCTATCTATTCGCCAAATTCTAATGGACTTTACGATATGGCTGGTAATGTGGCAGAGTGGACAAGTACCGTTTATACAGAGGCGGGTGTTGACGCAATGAGCGATTTTAACCCAACTTTACAGTATAATGCTGCCATAGAAGATCCTTACCGTTTGAAGAAGAAGAGTGTAAGAGGTGGTTCCTGGAAAGACCCTGAGTCGTTTATCCGTTCGGCATGGCGCACTTTCGAGTACCAGAATCAGCCTCGCTCATACATCGGATTCCGTTGCGTGAGAAGTCTTGCTACTACGGCAAGCGGAAAACAGAAACCATTGAAGAATAAGAATAGGAGATAA
- a CDS encoding PorP/SprF family type IX secretion system membrane protein, translated as MCKKFRYLIVLKRFIIIWILLVGVLEMRAQYDPSFSHYFDMEPSFNPAAVGKQSKLNVAAAYALDMAGFEHNPRTFQVAADMPFFLLNHRHGVGLSLQNDQIGLFTHQRLALQYALQNKLLGGTLSVGVQGGMLSEKFDGSKVDLGESGDPAFSTSDVNGSGMDLSLGLYYQHKAWYVGLSAQHLTSPTINLGETNELKIDATYYLTGGYNIRLRNPFLTIKPSVLVTTDGTTWRGDLTGRLVYQYEKRMLYGGVTYSPDRSVTVLVGGSFHGVVLGYSYEAYTSKLSAGNGSHELFVGYQTDINLTKKGRNRHQSVRIL; from the coding sequence ATGTGTAAGAAATTCCGTTATCTTATTGTGTTGAAAAGATTTATCATTATATGGATTCTGCTAGTGGGGGTGCTCGAAATGAGGGCACAGTATGATCCTTCCTTCAGTCATTATTTTGACATGGAACCATCATTCAATCCTGCTGCTGTGGGTAAGCAGTCGAAACTCAATGTTGCGGCGGCCTACGCACTTGATATGGCTGGATTCGAACATAACCCCCGTACCTTTCAGGTGGCGGCTGACATGCCTTTCTTCTTGCTCAATCACCGGCATGGAGTAGGCTTGTCGCTACAGAATGACCAGATTGGTCTTTTTACTCATCAGCGACTGGCTTTACAGTATGCTTTGCAGAATAAACTCCTGGGTGGAACGCTGAGCGTGGGTGTGCAAGGAGGCATGCTGAGTGAGAAGTTTGATGGAAGCAAGGTGGATTTGGGAGAAAGTGGTGACCCTGCCTTTTCTACTTCAGACGTAAATGGAAGCGGAATGGATTTGAGTCTGGGTCTGTATTATCAGCATAAGGCCTGGTATGTAGGACTTTCTGCCCAGCATCTTACATCGCCTACGATAAATCTAGGTGAGACCAACGAATTGAAAATAGATGCCACATATTATTTGACAGGTGGATACAATATTCGACTGAGAAATCCGTTCTTAACAATAAAGCCGTCTGTTCTTGTTACAACAGATGGTACCACATGGCGAGGCGACCTGACAGGAAGATTGGTTTACCAATATGAAAAACGGATGTTGTATGGTGGAGTAACCTATAGTCCGGACAGATCGGTAACCGTGCTGGTAGGCGGTAGTTTCCATGGGGTAGTGCTTGGTTACAGTTACGAGGCATACACCTCTAAACTCAGTGCCGGAAATGGCAGTCATGAACTCTTTGTAGGGTATCAGACCGATATCAACCTGACCAAGAAAGGCAGAAACCGTCATCAGAGCGTCAGAATATTATAA
- a CDS encoding nucleotidyl transferase AbiEii/AbiGii toxin family protein, which translates to MTLWLNHTIDERIAMLQRAEEKFRINQVAIEKDWWVTVVLNALFKCSCADQLIFKGGTSLSKGWNLIERFSEDIDLSVSHEFFGIEKTTKNQREKLRKKARRYFLDTVSAELDENLKKLGVEGYHIENVVEEIDEDGKASPVASDKDPSVILVHYESMLGHTIEYIPPRVKIEISCLSMNEPTEDRLISSYIEQTFPGEDAAATATVRTVVPTRTFLEKAFLLCEEFQKQTPRHVRMSRHLYDLERLMDTGFGKQALQDIDLYERIVKHRSIYYAVGYVDYSKLMPSEIDFVPRQELMKDWEGDYAEMCNHFIYGQTLSFEKLLERIKELQDRFRKAF; encoded by the coding sequence ATGACACTTTGGTTAAATCACACAATAGATGAACGAATAGCAATGTTGCAACGTGCGGAAGAGAAGTTTCGTATTAATCAGGTTGCAATTGAAAAGGACTGGTGGGTAACTGTGGTGCTCAACGCTCTTTTCAAATGTTCATGTGCAGATCAACTCATCTTTAAGGGAGGTACAAGTCTCAGTAAAGGATGGAATTTGATAGAAAGATTCAGTGAGGATATAGACTTATCTGTAAGCCATGAATTCTTCGGTATAGAGAAGACGACAAAGAATCAGCGTGAAAAACTTCGCAAGAAGGCACGTAGGTATTTTCTTGATACAGTTTCAGCAGAGTTGGATGAAAATCTAAAGAAACTTGGTGTGGAAGGATACCATATAGAAAATGTAGTAGAGGAAATTGATGAGGATGGTAAGGCAAGTCCCGTTGCAAGTGATAAGGATCCGTCTGTCATTCTCGTTCATTATGAGTCTATGCTTGGTCATACGATAGAGTATATTCCGCCAAGAGTTAAGATAGAGATTAGTTGCTTGTCTATGAATGAACCTACGGAAGACCGTTTGATTTCATCATATATTGAGCAGACTTTCCCTGGAGAAGATGCGGCGGCTACAGCTACGGTCAGAACAGTTGTGCCTACTCGAACATTCCTAGAGAAGGCATTCCTGCTATGCGAGGAGTTTCAGAAACAGACTCCTCGTCATGTCCGAATGTCTAGACATCTTTATGATCTCGAACGCTTGATGGATACAGGATTTGGCAAACAAGCCCTGCAGGATATTGATTTGTATGAGCGTATAGTTAAGCATCGTTCCATATACTATGCTGTTGGGTATGTAGATTATTCTAAGTTGATGCCTAGTGAGATTGATTTCGTTCCTAGGCAAGAGTTGATGAAGGATTGGGAAGGTGATTATGCAGAGATGTGTAACCACTTTATCTATGGTCAGACTTTATCTTTCGAAAAACTTTTAGAGCGAATCAAGGAGTTGCAAGATAGGTTTAGAAAAGCCTTTTAG
- a CDS encoding DUF6088 family protein — translation MAEIANRIYETSEGQILFISDFSDINDNEKVVSRALSVEEKKGNIVRLANGVYLRPKNTRFGIVYPSIDEMVMAIAQRDKVQIQPSGVTALNKLGLSTQVPTKYTYLTSGSGRVLTLGNRTIELKRSVPKNFAFQTVLAALLVQALRTLGQKNVGNQELSTIRKLVNEEEHKDLFVQDLTLMPVWMRKLITDIIDKNEHYDTLVKSHNR, via the coding sequence ATGGCAGAAATAGCAAACCGTATATACGAGACAAGTGAAGGGCAGATTCTCTTCATCTCAGACTTCTCTGACATCAATGATAATGAGAAGGTGGTAAGTCGTGCACTTTCTGTAGAAGAAAAAAAGGGAAATATAGTTCGATTAGCTAATGGGGTTTATCTTCGCCCTAAGAATACCCGATTTGGGATAGTCTATCCATCAATAGATGAAATGGTGATGGCTATAGCCCAGCGAGATAAGGTACAAATACAACCTTCAGGAGTTACAGCGCTCAACAAACTTGGACTCTCAACACAGGTGCCTACAAAATATACTTATCTGACATCGGGAAGTGGAAGAGTCTTGACTCTTGGAAATCGGACTATAGAGTTGAAGAGAAGTGTTCCTAAGAACTTTGCTTTTCAGACAGTGTTGGCAGCGCTTCTTGTACAAGCTCTTAGAACATTAGGACAAAAGAATGTAGGTAATCAAGAACTCTCTACCATAAGAAAATTGGTCAATGAAGAGGAACATAAAGACTTGTTTGTACAAGACCTTACTCTCATGCCAGTATGGATGAGAAAGCTGATAACTGATATAATAGATAAAAACGAGCATTATGACACTTTGGTTAAATCACACAATAGATGA
- a CDS encoding CfxA family broad-spectrum class A beta-lactamase, whose translation MKKNRKKQIVVLCKALVCIFILVFSLSCKSATKGSANPPLTDVLTDSISQIVSACPGEIGVAVIINNTDTVSVNNKSIYPMMSVFKVHQALALCNDFDKKGLSLDTLVKINREKLDPKTWSPMMKDYSAPVISLTVRDLLRYTLSQSDNNASNIMFKNMLNTAQTDSFIAKLIPRSSFQIAYTEEEMSADHDKAYSNYTSPLGAAMLMNRLFTESLISNEKQDFIKNALKECKTGIDRIVAPLLDKEGVVIAHKTGSGVNENGILAAQNDVAYICLPNKVCYTLAVFVKDFKGNESQASQFVAHISAVVYSLLINTALN comes from the coding sequence ATAAAAAAAAACAGAAAAAAGCAAATCGTAGTTTTGTGTAAAGCTTTAGTTTGCATCTTCATCTTGGTGTTCTCATTGTCCTGTAAATCAGCTACAAAAGGTAGCGCGAATCCTCCATTAACAGATGTTTTGACTGATAGCATTTCTCAGATTGTCTCGGCTTGTCCTGGTGAAATTGGTGTGGCGGTTATTATTAATAACACAGATACGGTTAGTGTTAATAATAAAAGCATTTATCCTATGATGAGTGTATTTAAGGTTCATCAGGCATTAGCTCTTTGCAATGATTTTGACAAAAAAGGCCTTTCCCTTGATACCTTGGTAAAGATAAATAGGGAAAAACTTGATCCAAAGACATGGAGCCCTATGATGAAAGATTATTCAGCACCAGTTATATCGTTGACAGTAAGAGATCTGTTGCGCTATACTCTTTCCCAGAGCGACAATAATGCAAGCAATATCATGTTTAAGAATATGCTCAATACTGCACAAACAGACAGTTTTATAGCGAAACTCATACCACGTTCGAGTTTTCAGATAGCTTATACAGAAGAGGAAATGTCCGCTGACCATGACAAAGCTTACTCTAATTACACATCTCCTCTTGGTGCTGCAATGTTGATGAATCGTTTGTTTACAGAAAGTCTTATCAGTAATGAGAAACAAGATTTCATTAAGAATGCATTGAAAGAATGTAAAACAGGTATAGATAGGATAGTAGCTCCACTTCTTGATAAAGAAGGGGTTGTAATAGCACATAAGACAGGTTCTGGTGTCAATGAAAATGGTATTCTTGCAGCTCAGAATGATGTAGCCTATATATGTCTGCCTAATAAGGTCTGCTATACCTTAGCTGTATTTGTTAAGGATTTCAAGGGAAATGAATCACAAGCGTCACAATTTGTTGCGCATATATCAGCGGTAGTATATTCTTTATTAATCAATACTGCGTTAAATTAA
- a CDS encoding transposase, translated as MGKQGRWAIAIDPSYISKAGKKTPHIGRFWSGCAQSVKHGLEIMGIGLIDIDTKDCMMLRAHQSLNNKELSLRNKTMVDFYISVIKRYRKELLKLSTLIVADAYFSTSTFVNGIKKEGFSLISRFRDNACLFYVYTGPRTGKRDRPKTKDGKIDMKNLDLTRMEKMEMKDIEGTAYTLIAYSKALKCKVRLVIWQMPNGKKKLFFSTDTSLSGEEVLLYYRTRFQIEFCFRDAKGYTGLMDCQARDKWKLDFAFNASFTSLNVAKVTMKEMGMEYSMSSFKSLMTNIYLVRRIFKACRYIPNRTLISKIFKDLSCLQRIAA; from the coding sequence TTGGGTAAACAGGGAAGATGGGCTATTGCCATTGATCCCAGCTACATCAGTAAAGCTGGCAAGAAAACACCACATATCGGTCGTTTTTGGTCAGGATGTGCTCAGTCTGTTAAACATGGTCTCGAAATCATGGGTATTGGACTCATTGATATTGATACCAAAGACTGCATGATGTTAAGAGCCCACCAGTCGCTAAATAATAAAGAACTGAGTCTTAGAAACAAGACTATGGTAGATTTCTATATCAGCGTCATTAAGCGTTACCGCAAGGAACTTCTTAAACTCTCAACCCTCATAGTTGCAGATGCTTACTTCTCTACAAGTACATTTGTTAATGGGATAAAGAAAGAAGGTTTCTCTTTGATAAGCCGCTTTCGTGACAATGCTTGTCTCTTTTATGTCTATACTGGTCCACGTACTGGAAAACGTGATCGCCCCAAGACCAAGGATGGCAAGATTGATATGAAGAATCTTGACCTCACTCGAATGGAGAAGATGGAGATGAAAGATATAGAAGGAACAGCTTATACTTTGATTGCCTATTCCAAGGCACTCAAGTGTAAAGTTAGACTTGTCATCTGGCAGATGCCGAATGGCAAGAAGAAACTATTCTTCTCTACAGACACCTCACTTTCGGGTGAAGAGGTACTTCTTTATTATAGAACCAGGTTTCAGATCGAATTTTGCTTTCGTGACGCCAAAGGCTATACTGGTCTTATGGACTGCCAGGCTCGCGATAAGTGGAAACTCGATTTTGCTTTCAATGCTTCGTTCACATCACTAAATGTTGCCAAGGTAACTATGAAGGAGATGGGAATGGAATATTCTATGTCTTCATTCAAGTCACTGATGACCAACATTTATCTGGTGAGACGAATTTTTAAAGCATGCAGGTACATCCCGAACCGAACTTTAATTA